DNA from Campylobacter lari:
TTCGCATCTTGCCATTGATTATTTTCAACACCATTGCGAACTTGTAAAAAATAGCTAACTAAAAGCATTTGTAAACGCTCTACATCTTCTTTTGCAAAAGGTAAAATTTGCACCGGAGAATACCACTTTAAACTTTGCTCATTAATATCAGGAAAAATAGTTAAAGCTTGACCGCTATAAATATAATATGCATGATTTATTTTTTCATCTAAGGCTAGTAAATCTTTATCAAAGCTAGTTCTTAATGAAGGCTTTTTGCGGTTAGCTTCTTCAATATAATTACTCAGTTTATATACCCCATTATCAAACACATCATCAAATGCTATGTATTTTTCATTTATATCTGTGCCTATTAATTCTCTTAGTTTGCTTGTTTTGGTAGCTATCATTTTGATTTTTCTAAATTCTTTAGGATAAATCATCATTGCTAGAAAAATTTGATCATAGTGAAGATTTAAAAAATTTTCTTTTTGAGTGATTTTATAAATAAATTCCATTGCCAAAGTATCTAAAGGTTTGATTCTACCATTATGATCTTGTACAAGTAATTTTGCAAAATTTAAAGAATGCTCATAGGAATTTTTTTGTAAATTTGAGATTAAATTTAAAATTTCACTTTTATTTTCTTGTGTAAAAAGCGGAGTTTGTAAATTTGCAAAAAGCAAAATAAACAATATAAAACTTTGACCTTTTTTTAAATAAATGCTTAAATGATGAAATCTTGAGTTTTTGTCAAATAAAACCCATAAAAATCCTAAAATCAATAAAGTATAACCTATATAAGTAGGGATTTTACCAGGATCTTTATTAACTGAAAGTATAGTGCCTTGCTCATCTTGATCATAAGAGCTTTGAAAAAATCTATATCCACCATAATCAAGAACATTATTCATAAAAATATCATAATCTAGACTAATATTATTTTGCTCATCTATGATTTGAATTTTTGAAGTGTAAGAAGATGGACTCATAGAGCCTAAATAACGCTCTAGTATAAAATCTTTTAAGTGTAATGCAAAAGGAAGCTTAATTTCTCTTGGTCCCCAATTGATAGTAAAATTTTTTCCCTGTAAGTTAAAATGCACTGCTTGTTTTTTTGTAAAATTTGGATTTAAGATTATTTGTGTATTTGCTTTTTGATAATTAATATTTAATTTTAAGCTAGCAGGTGTGATAGAATCTTTTTGTGGAGTGTATTTGATAGAGCTTATGATTAATTTTTCACCATTTAAGTCAATAGTTTTTTCAAAATGCTTTTGAGTTAGCGTGGTAAAGCTAATAGGAAATTCAAAACTAGCATTAGCATCAAAATCAGTAATTTTTATAAATTCTTCCCTAGTAACTATGGTGTTAGAGCTTTGATTTTCTCTTATATGCATTCCACCTTCTAAGCCAAAATATCTAGTAAGTCCAGCACCGATTAAAATCACTATAAAAGATAAATGCAAAAGCAAGATAGAGTATTTTTTCTTTTGAAAAAGCTTGTTGTGAAATATCACTCCGATTAAATTTAAACCTAGTAATAAATGCAACATATCAAACCAAGCATTATTATAAATTAAAGCTTTAGCTGCACTAATACCAAAATCATTTTCTATAAAGGTTGCCACAGCACAAGCTATGGCATATATACTCATTAGTAAAAAACTCATTGCAAAAGAAAAAAAATACTGCATTTTTAACCTTTAAATATTATTTTCTTTATAAAAATGTATGAGTTTTTGTGCTATGGTTGCTTCGTCTAAATTTTGATTTTCTTTTTGATTTAAAAACTCCATTGTAGCGCTTAGTCTTTTTGCGCTAATAAAACCAGGATAATTTAGCAAAGTTTGGCTGTTTTTGTTTAAAATTACAATAGTAGGGGTGGCTACTATATCATAAATACTAGAAAGTTCAGCTGTACTTAAGTCACTTTTATGGTTTTTATAAAATGTATGAATTTTTTTATAGCTTATATTTATATAATATGAGCTGTATTTGTCTTTTATAAGTTCTTGTATTTTTTTATCATTTTTAATTTCTTCTTTTAATTTATCACAATAAAGGCAGTGATTTGCGCTGAAAATGATTAAAATGTTTTTATCATCACTTTTTATATTTGTATTATCTTTAAATAAATAGGCTATTTCTTCATAAGATTTTTTATCTAAATCATTTGCTTTTTGCAAATTTTCTTTAGAAAATTGTGTACCGCTTGAGATTAAATTAGAATCAAGTTTTTCTTCATTAGAACAAGCTATAAAAAAAATACTTAAAAAACTAAGTGAGAGTATTGTTTTAAACATTTAAAATCCTTGAAAAAATTAGAAAAAGTCCTTATTCGCTATTATAGCGAATAAGGTTATAAGATAGTGTTAAAGAAAGTATAAAGCATTAAAAATAAAAATACTAAGCCAGTGATTAGCATTGCAAATCCTGCAAGTTTAGCTAGCCATTGATATGCTTTGAAGTTACTTTTATTTTCATATAAAGTGCTTAATTTTCCACTTTCTTTTAAGCGTTTATACCATACGCTTCTTTCTTGTTTAATCTCTTCTTCACTAATACTTCCTGAAAAAATCACCATATCCATAGGGAAGCGATCTGCTCTAAAATGCGTATTAAAGAAGTGAATTGCAAAAATAAATCCTGTAGCAAGTAAAGCTTCATCAGAGTGAAGTAGGGTTGCTAAGTTGATTGCTTCACCTGGTAAAAATTTACCAAAGAAAGCAGGAAACCATAAAATAAGCCCTGAAATACCAATGATAAACATACCCCAAAATACTGCTAGATAGTCAAATTTTTCCCAATAAGTCCAGCGGTCAAATTGCGGTCTTGGTCCAAAACCAAAGAACCATTTAAAATGATCTTTCATATCTTTAAAATCTTGCCAATTTGGCATTAAAGAATCAGGTCCAAAAGTAGCTTTTAAAACTTTCATAAAGCTTATTTTGCCAGTTATTGGATCCCTTGCTACATCACGGCGTTTCCAATTTACGATGATGATTTCTCCAATGTGAGAGAAAAATACTGCAAACATTACTATGGCTGAAATATGATGTATGGTTGCAGCGTTAATGATATCTCCACCCATTAAATCAATCATAGGTTTAGCCCATGCTGAATCATAGAATTTTTGCGGTAAGCCTGAGAATGCAAGACCCAAAAAGCTAACTGCCATAAAAAAATGCTGAATTCTATGGAAAGTGCTAAATCTTCTTACTCTTACTTTATCTTCATGTGCTGCTTTTCTTGCTTCTTTCCATTCTTTAGGATATTTTATACGCATAGCAATTAAACGCAAGCACCAAAGTATAGTATGGGCTCCAAAGAAAACAAATACAGAAATGACCAAAATAGTCATGAATATATAAGCACCATGTAATCCAGGATATTTTTCGCCATCACTGTGATCAGCATGTGCCATCCAATTTGCGAAATTTTCATTTGCATTTGGGTGGCATGATTTACAAGTTTGAACACGGTTAATTGGCGAGAGAGTTGAGCTTCTTTCGCTTGATTTTAAAATATTATGTTTTCCATGACAATCAGAACAAGTAGCAACACTTGGAGTTTCACCTGGAGTGCTTAAAAACATACCTTTACCATGAAAAGTCATATGAAAAGTTGCACTTTTTTGTTTATGACATTGTGTGCATTTTTGATCAACTAATTGTTTTTGTGAATAAATTCCTGAATGTTTTGGGGTAATATGAATAGAGTGACAAGTCGCACAAGATGGTTTTTCTTTTTTCTTTTGCATATCTTGAGCGGGTAAGAACTCTTGCACCCCATGAGCGCTTTTTGCTAAAGCATTGCTTGCTTTTTCATGACAAGTTGCACATTTTTGATTGATTAGGTTTTTATTTGCTGCAATATCAGCTCTAATGCCTTTACCTTTTTGAGCATGACAATCACGACAAGATGGGGTGTTGCTAAATTTAAATCTTGAGTGGATAGTGTCTTTAAATTCGATAATTTCTTTAGCTTTTTCCCATTTAACTGTGTCTATTTTTTCAACTTTTCTACCTGAAGTTACCCATGATTCTATACCATCAAGCATTACAACAGAGTTCTTATAGCCAAGTTCTATAGCAACTGCAGCTGCTTGAGAAGCTTCAAATCTAAAACGATTTAAACCATAAAATACTAAATTTGCATTTTTATTATTAGGTAATAAATTTTGCCAATTTTCCACATAGGTTGATATGGAATTAGGTATATAACCATTAGCTTGTCTATCTTGCTCTGAATTGACATCAAAAAAATAAGTATTGTTTTGATCTAGCATTTCTTGAGCTTGTGCTAAGCTAATGCTTTTTACACCTTCTATTGAGCCTATTTCTCCATTAGCTTCAGCAAAAATAAATCCTGATGGCATAAAAAGAGTAAAAAGCACAATAAAAAGTCGAGTAATTAAATTTTTCAAGACTAGCTCCTTATTTTAAGGAAGAATTTTTCATTCTTCCTTTGTTTTTATTTACCATTTAGGATATTTTGTGCTTCTTGGATATAAATTAAAGCTTCTTCTATGATTTTCTTAGAATAAGCAGGTCCATGAACACCCCAAGAACCATCTTTTTCTAGTCTATCAGCTATGGCTTGAGCTTGATTAGTTAGGCTTAATACTTTTGATTTTTGCTCTATTGAAAGTTTATTTTTTTCAGCAAAAGTTTTATCAATATTTGCTATGCCTTTTCTAATTTTCTCATATCCTTCTTTAACAGGGTTTTGCCACTGCATTACTTTATCATAAATCATTTCTTGATTGCTAAAGTGAAGTTTTTCAGGTAAGGTTGATTGTACAGGACTATGACAACCACTTGCACCAGGACCCATTAGATTAATATCACTAAAACTAGTTCTACCACAACTCCACATTAAATCAAGGAAAAATCTACCTTCATCATCTCTAGCTATGGTCCAGCCACCAACTTTAGGCGATCTTTCTTTGCCTTCTGGTGGATTAAGTGTTTTTGCGGTTTTATCTACTTTGATATTCCAAATATGTGAAGCTCTAACATTATCAAATCCACCTTTATCAGGGTTTTGAACTGCTCCAAAGTTTTCACAACTCATCATATTTGGCATGTGACAAGCTGTACAGTTATCTTTTGCGTGAATTCCGCCTTTTTTGAAAAAGCTTGCTTGGGTTTCATGACAATCTTTGCAAGTTTTTTTAAGTTTTGTTTTAGTATAACCGCTTTTCCAATCATTAAAAGTTACTTCATGCGGATCATGACAAGTATTACATCTCATACCCTTATCGTAGTGTGCTGAAGAATACATTTGAGCACCTTCTGTTCCACACGCAGGACAACTTGATTTAAAATATGCGTTGAAAGGTTTTCTAGGATTGATTTTAGCATCGGTTTCATTGTATGAAAATCTTTGATGACATCTTTCACAATTTGATGGCATACCCGCACCTCTTGCTCCATAAAGATGTGCTCCAGCCCCATGGCATTCCTCGCAAGTAATACCTTTTGAGATGGTATGTTTTTGAAGTTCTTTTGGATTACCTAGTGCTTTGTAAAATTCTTCCTTGCTTTTAAAGTCAAATTTAAAAGTATGACAGGTTTCACAATACGCAGTAGCAGGTTGGAAAACCGCTTTTTCTTTATAGGTTGCAGCATAAGAGTTTGTTCCCCATACTTGAGAGCCATTTCCTCCAAAATCTTCCATTTTAGTAGGAAAACCAGGTGCAAATGCAGCTATTTTTTGTGCCATTTCAGGGGTTAAAAACTCACTCCAAAGTCTTGAAAATTGATTACCTCCAGCGGTTAATTTACCACTTAAATCACTCAAATTTCCATCTTCAACATGGTAAGTTCCACGCACAAGCCATCTATCTATAAAACCATATTTTGTTCTTGGTGTTCCAATGAGAGCATAAACATCATTTGGATAAATTCCATCGGGTAAAATAGTAGCTTGAGAATTATACATAGGTTTTTTCAAACCTTCAGCTCCACCAACTTCTTCCATTTCATGTGGAAAACGCACGGTTTTTGCATGACGAGAGCGCTCCCAAGAAGCATATTGAGCAGGATGACATTCGCCACATTTTTTTGGACCCACAAATTTGTTTGGAAAATCCAAAAAAGATTCATAAGGCAAACGATAGGTAATAGAGGCTTGTTTTAAATCATGCTCGGCAGCAAATTTAGCTCCATTTTGATTTACAACCCAATTTTCAGTTCTATCACTATGGGTAAATTTACCCACCAAACGCCCTTCTTTTTCATATTTAAAAATAGGGTGATTTTTATAAAGATAATCAAAAAATGCATCTTCTTGAGCCACATAACCATCAAGGGTTCTAGGCTCTGAAGAAGCAAAAGCTTGTGTAGTCAAACTAATGCCCAATGCTAAACAAGCATAAGTGGCGACTTTAGCTAGTTTATGTTTCATAACTTCCCTTTCATGTAGTTTTGTTAAAAGATAAAAACACTCTTATTTATTATCTATTAACTTTTAAAACATAATTTTGACTATTTTTTAATAAAAATTAACTTAAAAATATAATTTATTAACTTTTTATTAATTTAAATAATAAAAATTATCATATAGAAAAAGAAGTTATTTGCTAAATATTAAATTCTACTAATAGTCCCTACTACCTTACCTACAATTAAAAAGTCTCCATTTTGATAATGAACATCCGCATAACTTAGGTTAAAAGAGTGTAAATAAACTCCGCCTTTATTGCTTTTAAAAATTTGTTTGATAAATAAACCATCTCTAGTATTTACTGCAAAAACTCCACCTTCTTTAAAGCTTTTACTTTTATCTACTAAACACAAAGAATCATCTTTGATTTCAGGCTCCATGCTATCGCCTATACATGGGATGATATCACAATCTTTTGAGCCAAAAAAATCACTTAGTTTTTCATCTATAATCACTTCTGAAAAACTCACATTATCATTTAAAGCTCCACCTCCCATAGAAGCATTAACATCATAATATTTTAAGACATTATAGTTTAGATCAAGTGTTGGAGTATTGCTCTCAAGGGAATCTTCATAAAAAAATGCATTGATGTTGATATTTCTTTCATTTAAAAAATGAAGTATTTGTTTATAAGGTATGGAATTTCTAAATTTCATACTATAAAAGGTATCAGGATTGATATTTAGCATTTTGGCTACATCAGAATCTTTGGCATTTTTTATGCCTTCTTTTTGGAGTATAAATTTAAGTTTATCAGTAATTTCATTCATTTGCATAAAAATCCTTTTAAATAAAAAGTATTTTAGCAAATTTACTTTTATTTTGCAAGAATTCTTTTAAATTAAAAGATATTTAGCTTCCAAATTTAATGGAAGCTAAAAAATTATTTATTTACTAAGCTTTTGATATATTGATCTACCATGTATAAGCCATTGCCATTATCGCTTATGAGTTTGATTTTATCTACTATACCTCTAAAAAGCGCTTCTTCTTCGTGCTGTTCGCTTACATACCATTGTAGAAAATTAAAAGTAGAATAATCTTTACTTGAAAGCATAAAATCTACAAGATTATTAATAGAAGCAGTGATACTTTGCTCATGCTCGAAAGTTTTTTCAAATACATCAAGCAATGATTTAAAATCACTATCAGGCTTTTTAACTTCTTTTAACTCTACTTTAGAATCAGTTTCATTTAAATAAGTGATGAGTTTTCTAGCATGATCACTTTCTTCTCTTGCATGCTCAAATAAAAACGCACCCGCGCCATCAAAACTATGCTCATAGCACCATGAACTCATACTCAAATACAAATTTGCTGCATACATTTCTTTATTAATTTGCTCATTTAATAAAGCTACTACTTCTTTTGAAAGCATTTTCTCTCCTTTAAGTGTTATTGCTTTATTATATTAATATAGTTTTATTAAAAAGATATTAATAATAAAAAAATTATTTTGTATTTTTTATACTAAAAGAAAAAACACTGCCTTTTTGTGGGTTAGATTGAATTTTTAAAGAACTTTTGTGTAAAGTGAGTATTTTTTTAACTAAAAACAATCCTAGTCCAAAAGAATTGTTTTGGCTAGTATTGATTTTATAAAATTTTTTTGTGATTAATTTTAAGTATTTTTCCTCTATGCCTATGCCTTGATCTTGTATAGTAAATTCTTGGTTTTTAACTTCAATAAAAATATCTTTTTGACTATATTTTAGTGCATTGCTAATGAGATTAATAATAACTTGCTCAATGAGAAAAGAATCTGCTTTTATGAAAGTTTGCTCTCCTTGAATTTTAATCCTGCTTTCATTAAAATTTTCAACAATATTTTTACTTAAAGCATATAAATCAAAATTTTCTTTATTTAAAGATGTGATATTTAAATTAAAAACAAAATTTAGTTTGTGTGTTAGTTGGTTGATTTTTACGCTTTGCTTGTGAATTTTTTCAAGCATAAATTTTTTCATAGTTTCATCATTATGTTCTTTTTCTAAAGATTGCAAACTTAAATTTATAACACTTAAAGGATTTTTTAACTCATGTGAAATAGCACTGATTAAATTTGAAAGTTGAGTGTTTTTCATTTTAATTTTTTTGGCTTGTTTTTTATTTTGTAATTCTTTCTCATAAAATAATTTTTTTATTTTTAATAATCTTAAATTTAAAGAATTTAAATCATAAAAAAAGTTCTTTGTAAAATGAAATTCTGATTGACTCTTTATATTTTTAATAAACAAAAGTAATTCTTGAAAGTATTTTTTAAAAAAGTTAAATATAAAAATATATATTGCAGTTAATACTGCTAAAAAAAGTAAAAAAATCAAAATATTTTTTATCCAAAAATCTTGTATTTTTGCGTTTATTTTTGGATAAACAATGATGATGTATTTATATCCTTCATATTGATAAGCTTTATAATAAATTTCTTTATTATTAAAAAATTCATGTGTAAAATCTGCGTTAAATTGATTTTTAAAAAAATCAAAATCATCTAAAGATGAGATGGTTTTTCCATCTTTTTTGATGATAAAATCTGCTCTTGTTTGTTGAGAAAATTCTTGAATGTTGTTTGTATTGAGTGTTTTTATAATGCTAAATTTTAATGTATCATTTAAGGTTTTTAATTTTTGCTCATAAGTGCTTTTTATAGTGTTGTTTATATATTGCTCATTAACAAAATAAAACAATCCTATAAAAAATATACAAAAACATATAAAAAATAAAGCAAAAAAATTTCTGATTTTTAACACAATTTATAACCCACCGAGCGCACTGAAATGATATTTTCTTTAATTTGTGGAATTTTTTGTTTTAATCTTAAAATAGCCGTATTGATTGTCTTATCGCTTGTTGTGTCATTTTTCCATACTTGCTCACTTAAAAATTGACGGCTTAGAAGTTGATTTTTGTGATTAAAAAAACACTTGAGTAATTCTA
Protein-coding regions in this window:
- the ccsA gene encoding cytochrome c biogenesis protein CcsA, whose amino-acid sequence is MQYFFSFAMSFLLMSIYAIACAVATFIENDFGISAAKALIYNNAWFDMLHLLLGLNLIGVIFHNKLFQKKKYSILLLHLSFIVILIGAGLTRYFGLEGGMHIRENQSSNTIVTREEFIKITDFDANASFEFPISFTTLTQKHFEKTIDLNGEKLIISSIKYTPQKDSITPASLKLNINYQKANTQIILNPNFTKKQAVHFNLQGKNFTINWGPREIKLPFALHLKDFILERYLGSMSPSSYTSKIQIIDEQNNISLDYDIFMNNVLDYGGYRFFQSSYDQDEQGTILSVNKDPGKIPTYIGYTLLILGFLWVLFDKNSRFHHLSIYLKKGQSFILFILLFANLQTPLFTQENKSEILNLISNLQKNSYEHSLNFAKLLVQDHNGRIKPLDTLAMEFIYKITQKENFLNLHYDQIFLAMMIYPKEFRKIKMIATKTSKLRELIGTDINEKYIAFDDVFDNGVYKLSNYIEEANRKKPSLRTSFDKDLLALDEKINHAYYIYSGQALTIFPDINEQSLKWYSPVQILPFAKEDVERLQMLLVSYFLQVRNGVENNQWQDANEILQSLKDFQNHYGSSVLPPKERLDLEILLNHYNIFDNLTFVYISFALVFFLLSFYTILKNISLSAFVYRFFYIILSICVIIHALALIIRWYVGGHAPWSNAYESMIYIAFACVMSAVIFFRKSLLALCGASFLAGISLFVAHLGFMDPQIGNLVPVLKSYWLNIHVSIITASYGFLALCFIIGILSLILFALRGKNKNIDLNIIKLHCVNEMSMIIGLAMLTIGNFLGGVWANESWGRYWGWDPKETWALISIVVYTIVLHLRFIFKTYFIFVFASASVLAFYSILMTYFGVNFYLSGLHSYANGDAFPIPTFVYVLIVLNFILIISAGRKRDLNTPSF
- a CDS encoding SoxW family protein translates to MFKTILSLSFLSIFFIACSNEEKLDSNLISSGTQFSKENLQKANDLDKKSYEEIAYLFKDNTNIKSDDKNILIIFSANHCLYCDKLKEEIKNDKKIQELIKDKYSSYYINISYKKIHTFYKNHKSDLSTAELSSIYDIVATPTIVILNKNSQTLLNYPGFISAKRLSATMEFLNQKENQNLDEATIAQKLIHFYKENNI
- a CDS encoding rhodanese-like domain-containing protein; translated protein: MPSGFIFAEANGEIGSIEGVKSISLAQAQEMLDQNNTYFFDVNSEQDRQANGYIPNSISTYVENWQNLLPNNKNANLVFYGLNRFRFEASQAAAVAIELGYKNSVVMLDGIESWVTSGRKVEKIDTVKWEKAKEIIEFKDTIHSRFKFSNTPSCRDCHAQKGKGIRADIAANKNLINQKCATCHEKASNALAKSAHGVQEFLPAQDMQKKKEKPSCATCHSIHITPKHSGIYSQKQLVDQKCTQCHKQKSATFHMTFHGKGMFLSTPGETPSVATCSDCHGKHNILKSSERSSTLSPINRVQTCKSCHPNANENFANWMAHADHSDGEKYPGLHGAYIFMTILVISVFVFFGAHTILWCLRLIAMRIKYPKEWKEARKAAHEDKVRVRRFSTFHRIQHFFMAVSFLGLAFSGLPQKFYDSAWAKPMIDLMGGDIINAATIHHISAIVMFAVFFSHIGEIIIVNWKRRDVARDPITGKISFMKVLKATFGPDSLMPNWQDFKDMKDHFKWFFGFGPRPQFDRWTYWEKFDYLAVFWGMFIIGISGLILWFPAFFGKFLPGEAINLATLLHSDEALLATGFIFAIHFFNTHFRADRFPMDMVIFSGSISEEEIKQERSVWYKRLKESGKLSTLYENKSNFKAYQWLAKLAGFAMLITGLVFLFLMLYTFFNTIL
- a CDS encoding multiheme c-type cytochrome, which produces MKHKLAKVATYACLALGISLTTQAFASSEPRTLDGYVAQEDAFFDYLYKNHPIFKYEKEGRLVGKFTHSDRTENWVVNQNGAKFAAEHDLKQASITYRLPYESFLDFPNKFVGPKKCGECHPAQYASWERSRHAKTVRFPHEMEEVGGAEGLKKPMYNSQATILPDGIYPNDVYALIGTPRTKYGFIDRWLVRGTYHVEDGNLSDLSGKLTAGGNQFSRLWSEFLTPEMAQKIAAFAPGFPTKMEDFGGNGSQVWGTNSYAATYKEKAVFQPATAYCETCHTFKFDFKSKEEFYKALGNPKELQKHTISKGITCEECHGAGAHLYGARGAGMPSNCERCHQRFSYNETDAKINPRKPFNAYFKSSCPACGTEGAQMYSSAHYDKGMRCNTCHDPHEVTFNDWKSGYTKTKLKKTCKDCHETQASFFKKGGIHAKDNCTACHMPNMMSCENFGAVQNPDKGGFDNVRASHIWNIKVDKTAKTLNPPEGKERSPKVGGWTIARDDEGRFFLDLMWSCGRTSFSDINLMGPGASGCHSPVQSTLPEKLHFSNQEMIYDKVMQWQNPVKEGYEKIRKGIANIDKTFAEKNKLSIEQKSKVLSLTNQAQAIADRLEKDGSWGVHGPAYSKKIIEEALIYIQEAQNILNGK
- a CDS encoding S24 family peptidase, whose protein sequence is MQMNEITDKLKFILQKEGIKNAKDSDVAKMLNINPDTFYSMKFRNSIPYKQILHFLNERNININAFFYEDSLESNTPTLDLNYNVLKYYDVNASMGGGALNDNVSFSEVIIDEKLSDFFGSKDCDIIPCIGDSMEPEIKDDSLCLVDKSKSFKEGGVFAVNTRDGLFIKQIFKSNKGGVYLHSFNLSYADVHYQNGDFLIVGKVVGTISRI
- the ftnA gene encoding non-heme ferritin, encoding MLSKEVVALLNEQINKEMYAANLYLSMSSWCYEHSFDGAGAFLFEHAREESDHARKLITYLNETDSKVELKEVKKPDSDFKSLLDVFEKTFEHEQSITASINNLVDFMLSSKDYSTFNFLQWYVSEQHEEEALFRGIVDKIKLISDNGNGLYMVDQYIKSLVNK
- a CDS encoding sensor histidine kinase, which produces MLKIRNFFALFFICFCIFFIGLFYFVNEQYINNTIKSTYEQKLKTLNDTLKFSIIKTLNTNNIQEFSQQTRADFIIKKDGKTISSLDDFDFFKNQFNADFTHEFFNNKEIYYKAYQYEGYKYIIIVYPKINAKIQDFWIKNILIFLLFLAVLTAIYIFIFNFFKKYFQELLLFIKNIKSQSEFHFTKNFFYDLNSLNLRLLKIKKLFYEKELQNKKQAKKIKMKNTQLSNLISAISHELKNPLSVINLSLQSLEKEHNDETMKKFMLEKIHKQSVKINQLTHKLNFVFNLNITSLNKENFDLYALSKNIVENFNESRIKIQGEQTFIKADSFLIEQVIINLISNALKYSQKDIFIEVKNQEFTIQDQGIGIEEKYLKLITKKFYKINTSQNNSFGLGLFLVKKILTLHKSSLKIQSNPQKGSVFSFSIKNTK